One genomic segment of bacterium includes these proteins:
- a CDS encoding T9SS type A sorting domain-containing protein yields the protein MKKFFIAFIGSLMLFNYTNAQSDNGNKFKQVWHSSLSDFVKGNLVNAGMDIDGDGWGEFLVWDVTTQTYLLYEAFADDQYHIVYRDNELLNFFDLDRDGKLELVKIHQDAATLQQWMTIHEWNGKNLNADFSGGFLEPVKTTNRIPRSFWYGIAEGHGFDRGVWDFKDLDGDQDWDIIAVDAKLTVWGGQVVRWNEGTIINILEMTNFDTESPQISLRYTSGSLANGMRFFGVYNSYIDIDKDGLMDNIFVSDHAQTLMGIRTAGNDQYDPIVVSRLSDALFYHLPSWPIVADFDGDALEDIFFGDLDGQVWYTQAYQDFQSTLSDYNILLLNRVVPKQSEPGATNMCIGGHLGDQDGDGKPDIYFFSKDINSLIDIEYQGGFAGELSSFSFTYTKMYFPNGDLMNATMWEMQTGARYGFPLLDMDGDGKRELILGAVDTDNMVTRGIPTLYILESEHQAITAVNKTCSALPEHFRLLQNYPNPFNPATTIEFTLTKPGLVTITIYDINGRLVRNLLCEQCPAGHQTVVWNAKDNNHENICSGVYFCVFNSPDFRATKKMMLIR from the coding sequence ATGAAAAAGTTCTTTATAGCGTTCATTGGCAGCCTGATGCTCTTCAACTATACCAATGCCCAGAGCGATAATGGGAACAAATTCAAACAGGTATGGCATTCCTCTTTGAGCGATTTTGTCAAAGGCAATCTGGTCAATGCCGGCATGGATATCGACGGCGATGGTTGGGGCGAATTCCTGGTCTGGGATGTGACTACCCAGACCTACCTGTTGTATGAGGCTTTTGCAGACGACCAATATCATATTGTCTACAGGGATAATGAACTGCTCAATTTTTTCGATTTGGATCGTGACGGAAAACTCGAGCTGGTGAAGATCCATCAAGATGCGGCCACCTTGCAGCAATGGATGACCATTCATGAATGGAACGGTAAAAATCTTAACGCCGACTTTTCCGGTGGTTTTTTGGAGCCTGTCAAAACAACGAACCGGATTCCCAGATCCTTTTGGTATGGCATCGCCGAAGGGCATGGTTTTGATAGAGGCGTGTGGGATTTCAAGGACTTGGACGGCGATCAGGATTGGGATATTATAGCCGTAGATGCCAAGCTCACTGTGTGGGGCGGTCAGGTGGTCCGGTGGAACGAGGGCACTATCATCAACATTTTGGAAATGACAAATTTCGACACAGAATCCCCCCAGATATCCCTCCGGTATACTAGTGGTTCTTTGGCGAACGGCATGCGGTTTTTCGGCGTTTATAACAGCTATATCGACATTGACAAGGATGGCTTGATGGACAATATCTTCGTGAGTGATCATGCCCAGACGCTGATGGGGATTCGTACCGCAGGCAATGATCAGTATGACCCGATTGTGGTCTCCCGGTTGAGCGATGCACTGTTTTATCATCTGCCGAGCTGGCCCATCGTGGCCGACTTTGATGGGGATGCGTTGGAAGACATTTTTTTCGGCGATCTGGACGGGCAGGTATGGTACACGCAAGCCTATCAGGACTTTCAATCCACCTTGTCGGACTATAATATTTTATTGCTTAATCGAGTCGTGCCAAAGCAGAGCGAGCCCGGCGCCACTAACATGTGCATCGGCGGTCATCTGGGCGATCAAGACGGCGACGGCAAACCGGATATTTATTTTTTTTCCAAGGACATCAATAGCCTGATCGATATCGAGTATCAAGGCGGTTTTGCCGGCGAGTTGTCGTCCTTTTCTTTTACCTACACCAAGATGTATTTTCCCAACGGCGATCTGATGAATGCCACGATGTGGGAAATGCAAACCGGCGCTCGTTATGGATTTCCTCTGCTGGATATGGATGGGGACGGTAAACGAGAATTAATCCTGGGCGCCGTGGATACGGATAATATGGTGACTCGAGGCATTCCAACTTTATATATTTTAGAGAGTGAACATCAGGCCATCACAGCCGTGAATAAAACTTGTAGTGCCTTGCCGGAACATTTTCGGCTGCTGCAAAATTATCCTAATCCTTTCAATCCGGCGACTACAATCGAGTTTACGTTGACCAAACCAGGCCTGGTGACGATCACGATCTATGATATCAACGGCAGACTGGTGCGAAATCTGCTTTGCGAGCAGTGCCCAGCCGGACATCAGACCGTTGTATGGAATGCAAAAGATAATAATCATGAAAATATCTGCAGCGGTGTTTATTTTTGCGTTTTTAATTCACCGGATTTCAGAGCGACAAAGAAAATGATGCTGATACGATAG